The Musa acuminata AAA Group cultivar baxijiao chromosome BXJ2-2, Cavendish_Baxijiao_AAA, whole genome shotgun sequence genome has a segment encoding these proteins:
- the LOC135605188 gene encoding FHA domain-containing protein FHA2-like — MAMVGGGAAGGGSGDVEAGFAKLQGEDFEYYMQTYSIMLGRNSKKSTVDVDLSSLGGGMNISRHHARIFYDFPRRRFALEVIGKNGCLVEGVLHLPGNPPVKLDSQDLLQIGDKKFYFLLPIRSMYATAAAARQMHPPIPAPPPPPSAMPVHPVIPPFGRKGRPRPSDFRDGSYDDEEEAEEEDADGMEDDGVARAGMKKVRRGSGEMEGFGGYGVGVGSAIAGKAGPSGHLEKKSEARSRVDREADNHQLMQLEEKDVVSSVATVLSDLCGPGEWMPMAKLHSELVEQYGNVWHHGRVRRYLTSEEWSPTETKGRPWFGLLTLLRKYPEHFVINTRSKGRVTSEFVSLVSLLS, encoded by the exons ATGGCGATGGTGGGCGGTGGCGCCGCTGGGGGCGGATCCGGCGACGTCGAAGCCGGGTTCGCGAAGCTGCAGGGGGAGGACTTCGAGTACTACATGCAGACCTACTCAATCATGCTGGGCCGCAACAGCAAGAAGTCGACGGTGGACGTGGACCTGTCCAGCCTCGGCGGCGGCATGAACATCTCCCGCCACCACGCCCGCATCTTCTACGACTTCCCCCGCCGCCGATTCGCCCTCGAGGTCATCGGCAAGAACGGCTGCCTCGTCGAGGGCGTTCTCCACCTCCCCGGCAACCCTCCCGTCAAGCTTGACTCCCAGGACCTCCTCCAGATCGGCGACAAGAAGTTCTACTTCCTCCTCCCCATCCGATCCATGTACGCTACCGCCGCAGCGGCCCGCCAGATGCATCCCCCGATCCCcgcgccgccaccgccgccgtcgGCGATGCCGGTGCACCCCGTTATTCCGCCCTTTGGACGGAAGGGGCGGCCGCGGCCGTCGGATTTCCGGGACGGTTCCTACGACGACGAGGAGGAAGCGGAAGAGGAGGATGCGGACGGAATGGAGGATGATGGAGTCGCCCGCGCTGGAATGAAGAAAGTAAGGAGGGGTTCCGGAGAGATGGAAGGGTTTGGAGGGTACGGGGTCGGGGTCGGCAGTGCCATCGCGGGGAAGGCGGGGCCTTCAGGTCATCTGG AGAAGAAGTCTGAAGCAAGATCAAGGGTTGATAGAGAAGCAGATAATCATCAACTTATGCAGTTGGAAGAAAAGGATGTTGTCTCATCTGTAGCCACAGTTCTGTCTGATCTTTGTGGACCTGGAGAGTGGATGCCTATGGCAAAACTTCATTCAGAG CTTGTCGAGCAGTATGGCAACGTCTGGCACCATGGCAGAGTGAGGAGGTACCTTACATCGGAGGAGTGGTCGCCCACTGAAACCAAAGGAAGACCGTGGTTTGGCCTCCTAACGCTGCTAAGAAAATACCCAGAGCACTTTGTCATCAACACAAGGTCAAAAGGCAGGGTGACATCCGAGTTTGTCTCACTTGTGTCGTTGCTCTCATAG
- the LOC135604912 gene encoding CRIB domain-containing protein RIC4-like, with the protein MGKFVVLPFSLGCVSQSSVAVGENRQRRAQADAPSAIPADGEPRKTRSSFMFRPPPRPNISAGFQKLIRSFKSLPQLFAVYEEEEEEEVVMEIGFPTDVQHVAHVGWDGFRGVSAMNWVKGPEFLPVPSLSMRQLEVAAMATQTGFPPPHGPLGLDHMQ; encoded by the exons ATGGGCAAGTTTGTCGTCCTTCCCTTCTCCCTCGGCTGCGTCTCTCAGTCGAGCGTTGCGGTCGGCGAAAACCGACAGAGGAGAGCACAAGCAGATGCGCCCTCAGCAATACCAGCCG ATGGAGAACCGAGGAAAACGAGGAGCTCGTTCATGTTTCGTCCACCTCCACGCCCTAACATCTCTGCGGGGTTTCAGAAGCTCATCAGGAGCTTCAAGAGCTTGCCTCAGTTGTTCGCAGtgtacgaggaggaggaggaggaagaggtggtgATGGAGATCGGGTTCCCGACCGACGTGCAGCACGTGGCTCACGTAGGGTGGGATGGCTTCCGCGGCGTGAGCGCCATGAACTGGGTTAAAGGCCCGGAGTTCCTCCCCGTCCCCTCCCTCTCGATGAGGCAGCTCGAGGTGGCGGCCATGGCCACACAGACCGGCTTCCCTCCGCCCCATGGTCCCCTGGGGCTCGACCACATGCAGTGA
- the LOC103972842 gene encoding uncharacterized protein LOC103972842, protein MEGRQLRRRSVTLSEQLSVGDSSNLRDLLNVRDEDETRLFRRGPCEGREGSVASGGGRTLLDIIQREHEGNGIIAGGISSNGSTWRSLRDRLRPAGAAREAASSGQSHPTLDPELVASTRPNPDLARSVSRSVSVENSEPGVPESTAMSTAAEPSSVNGGGSDEINGRENSEEQPERVSLMALLEQTDRQWDGSRSEEEDEVAAEEAMGRGGGMLYVCCVCMVRHKGAAFIPCGHTFCRLCSRELWLSRGSCPLCNGFILEILDIF, encoded by the coding sequence ATGGAAGGAAGGCAGCTGCGGCGGCGTAGCGTGACGCTGTCGGAGCAGCTATCCGTCGGCGATTCCTCCAATCTCCGAGACCTTCTCAACGTTCGGGACGAGGACGAGACACGCCTCTTCCGGCGCGGGCCGTGCGAGGGGAGGGAGGGCTCCGTGGCCTCAGGCGGTGGAAGGACGCTGCTTGACATCATCCAGCGGGAGCACGAGGGGAATGGGATCATCGCCGGTGGTATTTCCAGCAACGGCAGCACCTGGAGGTCGTTAAGAGACCGCCTCCGCCCTGCCGGCGCCGCCCGGGAGGCGGCGTCCTCCGGCCAAAGTCACCCGACCTTGGACCCTGAGCTCGTCGCCTCCACCCGTCCCAACCCCGACCTCGCACGCTCTGTTTCCCGCTCGGTCTCCGTTGAGAACTCGGAGCCGGGCGTCCCAGAATCTACGGCCATGTCCACAGCAGCCGAACCGTCCTCGGTCAATGGAGGAGGAAGCGACGAAATCAACGGCCGCGAGAACTCCGAGGAGCAGCCGGAGAGGGTGTCGCTAATGGCTTTACTGGAGCAGACCGACAGGCAATGGGATGGAAGCAGGAGCGAGGAGGAAGACGAGGTGGCGGCGGAGGAAGCAATGGGCCGGGGAGGGGGCATGTTGTACGTGTGCTGTGTGTGCATGGTGCGGCACAAGGGGGCGGCGTTCATCCCTTGCGGCCACACCTTCTGCCGACTGTGCTCGCGGGAGCTTTGGCTGAGCCGGGGCAGCTGTCCCCTCTGCAATGGCTTCATCCTGGAGATCCTCGACATCTTCTAG
- the LOC103972841 gene encoding purple acid phosphatase 15, whose amino-acid sequence MGNRAPLPLVVATISLLLWSIAGLRGGRRIPTTLDGPFEPVTVPLDGRVARGHAVDLPASDFRLQRKVTVLEPEQISVSLSATEDSVWISWVTGEFQIGKDIEPLDPTSVASVVRYGNSKKLLMYEATGYSLIYNQLYPFEGLQNYTSGIIHHVLLDDLRPGTKYYYQCGDPSIPAMSAVHVFRTMPASGPKRYPKRIAVIGDLGLTYNSTSTVDHMASNKPDLILLVGDVTYANLYLTNGTGSDCYSCSFPETPIHETFQPRWDYWGRYMEPVISEIPIMVVEGNHEIEQQAENKAFVSYSSRFAFPSEESESFSTFYYSFNAGGIHFIMLGAYISYNKSGEQYKWLERDLEMVDRTVTPWLIATWHPPWYSTYKAHYREAECMRVEMEELLYSYGVDIVFNGHVHAYERSNRVYNYSLDPCGPVYITVGDGGNREKMAVNHADDPGGCPDPLTTPDEYMGGFCAFNFTSGPAAGKFCWDRQPEYSAYRESSFGHGILEVKNETHALWTWHRNQDLYNSTGDEIYIVRQPDKCPTKPITFQNTYI is encoded by the exons ATGGGGAATCGAGCGCCTCTCCCTCTCGTGGTGGCGACCATCTCGCTGCTGTTGTGGAGCATCGCCGGGCTCCGCGGCGGCCGGAGGATCCCGACGACGTTGGACGGCCCCTTCGAACCCGTCACGGTGCCGCTCGACGGTAGGGTGGCTCGGGGGCACGCCGTTGACCTGCCCGCCTCCGATTTTAGGTTGCAGAGGAAGGTGACGGTGTTGGAACCGGAGCAGATCTCCGTCTCCCTCTCCGCCACTGAGGACTCCGTATGGATCTCATGGGTTACAG GGGAGTTTCAAATTGGCAAAGACATTGAGCCATTGGATCCTACTAGTGTGGCTAGTGTTGTTCGTTATGGGAATTCAAAGAAATTATTAATGTATGAAGCTACCGGCTATTCTCTCATTTATAATCAGCTTTATCCATTTGAAGGCCTCCAAAATTACACTTCTGGGATTATTCATCATGTTCTACTCGATG ATCTGAGACCAGGGACAAAATATTACTACCAATGTGGAGACCCATCAATACCAGCTATGAGTGCTGTCCATGTTTTCCGCACCATGCCTGCTTCAGGTCCTAAGAGATACCCAAAGCGGATAGCTGTTATTGGCGATCTGGGTCTAACGTACAATAGTACATCCACAGTGGATCATATGGCAAGTAACAAGCCGGATCTAATTCTTTTGGTTGGTGATGTTACTTATGCAAACTTATATCTGACAAATGGGACTGGATCAGACTGCTATTCCTGTTCATTTCCTGAAACACCAATACACGAGACCTTTCAGCCTCGTTGGGACTACTGGGGAAG ATACATGGAGCCTGTGATTTCAGAAATTCCAATAATGGTGGTTGAAGGAAACCATGAGATAGAACAGCAGGCTGAAAATAAGGCCTTTGTGTCTTACAGCTCTAGATTTGCATTTCCATCCGAAGAAAGTGAATCATTTTCTACATTTTACTATTCATTCAATGCTGGGGGAATACATTTCATTATGCTTGGGGCCTACATTTCCTATAACAAGTCAG GTGAACAATACAAGTGGTTGGAAAGAGACCTGGAAATGGTTGACCGAACAGTGACACCATGGCTGATAGCTACTTGGCATCCACCTTGGTACAGCACATATAAAGCTCATTATAGAGAAGCCGAGTGTATGAGGGTGGAAATGGAGGAACTACTTTACTCTTATGGTGTTGACATTGTGTTCAATGGTCAT GTTCATGCCTATGAACGATCAAACCGGGTGTACAACTATTCATTGGACCCATGCGGTCCGGTCTATATCACAGTAGGAGATGGTGGCAACCGTGAGAAGATGGCAGTCAACCATGCAGATGATCCTGGTGGATGTCCAGATCCACTAACCACACCTGATGAGTACATGGGTGGATTCTGCGCATTCAACTTCACTTCAGGCCCAGCCGCAGGCAAGTTCTGCTGGGACCGTCAGCCTGAGTATAGTGCTTATAGAGAAAGTAGCTTTGGTCATGGGATCCTAGAG GTGAAGAATGAGACACATGCTTTGTGGACATGGCACCGCAATCAGGATCTTTACAACAGTACTGGAGATGAGATTTATATAGTTCGGCAGCCTGACAAGTGCCCTACCAAACCAATCACCTTTCAGAACACATATATTTAG